The following is a genomic window from Blattabacterium cuenoti.
CAGGTAAAATTTTTAAATTTAATCCTTTCAAAATTGGAGTTTTATTAATATACACATGTAAATTTTCAATATGTAACATATAATGATGATTTGATTATCCTATAGTCCCTTCTAGGGAAATTTCCAAAAGTTTTTTTGCTTCTATAGAAAATTCCATTGGTAATTTATTTAAAATATTATTACTAAATCCATTAACAATAAGAGAAATAGCTTTTTCTTTCCCTATTCCTCTTTGATTACAATAAAAAATTTGATCTTCTCCTATTTTGGATGTAGTTGCTTCATGTTCAACTTGAGAAGTGGAATTATGAACATCAATATTTGGAAAAGTATGTGCTCCACATTTATTTCCTATTAATAATGAATCACATTGAGAAAAATTCCTAGAATTTTTAGCATTCTCAGATATTTTAACTAATCCTCGATAATTATTTTGTGCATTCCCAGAAGATATTCCTTTTGATATAATAACACTTTTTGTTCCATTTCCTAAATGGATCATTTTACTTCCTGTATCAGCTTGTTGAAAATGTTTAGTCATAGACAATGAATAAAATTCACCAATTGAACCATCACCTTTTAAAATACATGATGGATATTTCCAAGTAATAGAAGATCCAGTTTCTACTTGAATCCAAGATATCTTAGCCATGTTTTCACATAATCCACGTTTTGTGACAAAATTGAATACTCCTCCTATACCTTGTTTATTTCCTGGGTACCAATTTTGCACAGTAGAATATTTAACTTCAGCTTTATCTAAAGCAACAATTTCTACAACAGCAGCATGTAATTGATTTTCTTTTCTTTGAGGAGCAGTACACCCTTCTATATAACTAACATAAGATCCTTTATCAGCTACAATTAAAGTTCTCTCAAATTGTCCAGTTCCACTTTCATTAATTCTAAAATAAGTAGATAATTCCATAGGACAACGTACTCCTTTTGGAATGTAACAAAAAGATCCATCCGAAAAAACAGCTGAATTAAGTGCAGCATAAAAATTATCTTGATTACCAACTACTGAACCAAAATATTGTTTAACTAAATTTGGATATTTTGTTATAGCTTCATTAATGGAACAAAATATAATACCATTCTCTTGTAATAATTTTTCTTGATATGTAGTAGTTAATGAAACAGAATCTAATACAAAATCCGTAGCAACATAATTATTTGTATAAATACCTAATTTATCAAATGTTTGTGATAATTCTGTTTTTTTATTTTTTAATTCATTTCTAGTTAATTTTATTTTTGGAGCAGAAAAATATATAATATTTTTAAAATTAGGTATATTATATTTAATATTTGACCAAGTTGGAATTTTCATATTTTTCCATCTTGAATAAGATTCTAATCTCCAATCTAACATCCAATCCGGTTCATTTTTTTTTTTTGATATTGTTTTAATAATTTCTACGTTTAACCCTTTTGGTATTTGATATGATTCTATAGGTGTATAAAATCCATATTTATATTCAGAATTAATAAAATCATCCAATGATTTGTTGTTATTTTTCATATTTTATGATGAAAAACTTTTGCCACAACCACAAGTATGTTGAGCATTAGGATTTTTAAAATAAAATCCTTTTCCATTTAATCCTCCTGAATATTCTAAAGTTATTCCTAATAAATAAGGATAACTATTTTTATCTATCAAAATTTTCATTTCTTTATAATGAAAAATTTTATCTTCTTTATTTTGTTGATTATCAAAAGATAATTCATATGATAGGCCAGAACATCCTCCATTTTTAACTCCAAATCTTATAAATGAACTATGATGAGATAATCCTTCATCTTTCATAAGAGAAACTAACTTAATTTTAGCTTGATCAGATATAATAATCATATATTAATTTTTTATTGTTTTTAACAAAAATTTTGTTTTATTTAATTTAATACTAAATTTATCACATAACCCAGAATTAATCTCTAAAATATATTTTATATTATTTGCCATGGGCATTATATCTTCCATTGGCATAACATTTTTTTTAATAAACGACACAACATAATTTTTATTTATATAGATAATATCTAAAGGAATTCTAATATTTTTCATATTTAAATTATTTATCTCTGCTGTATTATTCAAAATGAATAATATTCCTCTATCTTCTTTTAAAGAAGATCTATATGATAATCCATTATTGATTTTTATTTTATCTGTAGCTATTTCCACATCTATCTTTTTTATATTATTGTTATTATTTATTATATATAATTCTCCATCTTTAATAAAAGTAATTTCTAATTGATTTCCAATATCAAAAAACATATTATCTTCATTATCTTGTTTGTCAGAAGAAATCATAATCAATAAAAATAAAAAAAAAATAATAACCAATATTTTTCTCATTCTTTTTAAGAAAAAAACTTTTTATTTTGTTTTATAATCAAAAGAAGAATCATTCCAAATATAATACAAGGAATACTTAGCCATTGAGCTGTATTTAACAAAATAATATCATTATTAATTAATTCATGGTGTTGTGATTCTTTTAAAAATTCTAAAATAAAACGAAATGACCAAACAATTGTAAAAAATAAACCAGATAAATATCCAACAATATATTGATATCTTTTTATAAAAAAAAATATACATAATAATAAAAAAACAAAAAAATAAATAATAGATTCATATATCTGAGTAGGATGTCTAGGAATTAATGATGATCCATATACACTATCCATTTGATAAAATATTACAGACCAAGGTAAATTAGAAGGTTTACCTACTATTTCAGAATTAAAAAAATTTCCTATTCTTATAAAGAATGCCGATAATGAAATTACTATACATAATCTATCAGTTAACCAAAAAAAAGGTTTTTGAATTACTTGTTTTATGTATAAAAAACTAGATATAATTATACCTATTGTAGCACCATGACTAGAGAGGCCTCTAAATCCAACAAATTCATATCCTTTAATAATCCCTAATAAAATATGTGTTTTTTTTTCTTTAATTGGAAAAAATGCTTCAATCCAATGATCAGAAAAATATGAAAAATCATAAAAAAATATTTGGCCACATCTAGCTCCAATAATAGTTCCTAATGTTGTATATATCAATAATAAATCCAAATATTTTATAGAAATATTTTCTAATTCATAAATATATTTCATAATGTACCAGCCTATCAAAAAAGATAAAAAAAACATTATACTATAAACATGAATAGTAAAATATCCCCAAAAAACAAATTTATTTATTGGATCCCAATTTATATATATCATTATTTATAATTTATTATATAATATAATAACTATATGAATAATGAAATGTCATAAAGTATATGAAATAATATTTTAAATTATTTATCCAAGTTGAAAAACTTTTCATACATATTAAAATTTATTTTGTTGTATAAAATTTAAATAAGATCCATATTCAAACCATTTAATTTCTTCTTCATTATAAGAATGTTTCACAGTTATATTATCAACACAACCATTTTGATGAATTAATTTAACTTTTATATTTTTACCATTTTTAAAATTATAATTACTTATAAAAAAATTCAAAAAATCATCTTCATCTATTTTATCATAATCAGATATATTTAAAAAAGTTAATGCTAAAATACCTTGTTTTTTTAAATTAATTTCATGTATTCTAGAAAATGATTTTACTAAAACAACACGTATTCCTAAATAACGTGGTTCCATAGCTGCATGTTCTCTTGAAGATCCTTCTCCATAATTTTCCTCTCCTACTATTACAGTACCTATATTTGCACTTTTATAATATTTAGCAACTACTGAAACAGTACCGTAATATTTTGTTATAACATTTTTAATATTGTTATTTTTATTATTAAATGAATTAATTGCTCCAATTAATAAATTATTAGATATATTTTCCAAATGTCCTCTATACTTAAGCCAAGATCCAGCCATAGATATATGATCTGTAGTACATTTACCTTTTATTTTAATTAATAATCTAAGATTTAATAAATCTTTTTTATTCCAATATGGAAATGAGGATAATCTTTGTAATCTTTCTGATGTAGGATTTATATTAATCGATATATTATTCTTTTTATTTTTTTTTGTATAAAAAAATTTATATCCAATTAATTTTAATTTTTCTTGTTTATTTTTAAAAAAAATTGGAATATCACTATATTTAGGAGTATCTAATTTTATATTGATTCCATTTGCATTTTTTATACTATCTTCTTGTGGATTAAAAGTTAAATTGCCAGAAAATACTAATGCTGTTACAATTTCTGGTGATGCTATAAAAGCATATGTATTTGGATTACCATCATTTCTAGACGAAAAGTTTCTATTAAAAGAATGAATAATTGTGTTTTGTTTTATATTATTGTTATTATTTTTATTATATCTACACCATTGTCCAATACATGGCCCACATGAACTAGAAAATATTTTAGCTCCAATACTATTAAAAATTGATAACCATCCATTTTTTTTCATTAAATAATAAATTATATTAGAGCCTGGTGTAATTAAATATTCAGAACATAGTTTTAATTTTTTATTTTTGGCTTGTTGAATAATAGATATTGCTTTTGAAAAATCTTCATATGATGAATTTGTACAAGACCCAATTAATCCTACTTCTATCTTATTTGGCCAATTATGTTTTAATACTTCTTTTTTCATATTAGAAATTGGAATACTTATATCTGGAGTAAAAGGCCCATTAATATGTGGTTCTATCATAGATAAATTAATATTAATAACTTTATCATAATATTTGATTGGATTTTCATAAACTTGTATATCTGATTGAAAAAGATTTTTAATTGGATGTAACATTTCAGATATTTTTTTTCTTCCACTTTTATATAAATAATCTTCCATTTTATCATCATACGGAAATATAGATGATGTAGCTCCAATTTCGGCTCCCATATTACATATGGTAGCTTTGCCAGTACATGATAATGTTTCAGATCCTTTTCCAAAATATTCTATAATGTAACCTATAGAACCAGATACACCTATCATACCGGCTAATTTTAATATTACGTCTTTAGGAGACGCCCATCCACTTAATTTACCAGATAAATGAACTCCAATGATTTTTGGTTTTTTTAAAATAAAAGGGAGACCATACATTACTTCTACAGCATCTGCCCCACCTATTCCTATTGCTAACATTCCTAGTCCTCCAGCATTAGGAGTATGAGAATCTGTTCCCAGTATTAATCCTCCTGGAAATGCATAGTTTTCTAAAAGAACTTGATGAATAATTCCATATCCAGGTGGCCAAAATTCTATTCCATATTTTTCAGCTGCAGATTTGAGAAAATGATATATTTCTTGATTTTTAATTTCAGAATTTATGACATCATATCGATATCCATCTTTAGCTTGTATTAGATGATCACAATGAATAGTAGTAATAATTTCAGTATGGTCTTTTTTTGTCTGCATAAATTGTAATAATGCCATTTGAGCTGTTGCATCTTGCATAGCTAAACGATTGGGCATCAATTTTAAATCAGAATAATTTTTAATTATATTATTTTTTAAATCATATAGATGGGAATACAATATTTTTTCAGAATAGGTCATTGGGGTTTCTATTCTTGCTTTTATTTCATTTATTTTAACTTCAAAAGTTGAATAAAAATTTTTAATCATATTAAAATCAAAAATCATAATTATTTTTTTATTAATTTTTTATAAAATCATAAACTTTTTGATAAAAATCAATCGGGTTATCTATGTGTATCCAATGTTTAGAATTATTAATCGTAATTATATAAGAATTAGGAAACATTTTTTTTATTAAACTATAATCTTGATATAAAATATATTCAGAATATTCTCCTCTCATAAATAATGTAGGATTTTTATATATTCCTCCTGTTATTTTTTCTTGAAGAAAATGATAATTTTTTGAAATACCATATAAAAAAAAACTAAATGATAATTTTCCATTACTTTTTATATTAGTTGATTTTAAAAAAAAAGATCTAATTTTTATATTTTTAATTGATGATGATAAAAAAATATCAAGATCTTTTCTTGTTTGTATTACGTTAAAATTTACAGAATTTAATGCCTGTAATATATTATAATTATCATCATTATAATAATTTTTAGGACATATATCTACAATAATAATTTTTTTTGGAATTAATGGATAATTTAACGAAAATTTTATAGCAGCCTTTCCTCCCATAGAATGTCCAATTATAATAGGATTTTTCAAATTATAATGATTAATATAGTATAAAATATCTTTTGATATACATTCATAATTCATAGTAGTAGAACAAAAACTATTTCCATGATTTCTTATATCTACTAAGTGAATTTGATAATATTTAGATATTTTTTGAGAAAAAGACATCCAATTTCTGCCATTTCCAAATAATCCATGAAGTATTATAATAGGAGGATCCCCTTGACCAAAAACTTGAGAATATAAAATCATTTTTATAATTATTAAAAAGTAGTACTTATAATAGTATTAATCTTAATCAATATTTGATCAATTTTGATTTGAAGTAATTTGTGTAACTAATAAATTAAATTCTTTAGCAGCAGTTAATAAATGATCAAAAACACTTGATTGTATTTTTTCATATCGTATAGATTCAGAAGTTATAGCAAAACAATAAAATTCCACAGGTAATCCATATGGTGTTGGTTCTAAATTTCTAACCATTAATACCTCTTTATTTGATATTTTTGGATGTTGATATAAATATGATAAAGCATATTGTCGAAATAATTCTATATTTGTTAAATTCATTTTTTTTAAAAACGAATTTTTAATAAATTGATTTTGATTTATCATTTCTATTTCTCGTTCTTTTTCTTGAATATAATTTTTAATCAACTGTATTTCATCAAATTTTTTTAAAATTGAAGCATTACAAAAATGAAATGATCTAATATCAAATAGAATAGATCGTTTAATTCTTCTAATGTTTTTTCTTTTCATGACTTCAAAATTAGTGATTGCTGTAGATATTAAATCATAAGTAGGAACAATTGTAATAGTTTTATCAAAATTTTCTATTTCTGCAGAAATTAAATTAATTTCTTTTATCGTTCCTTCTACTTTATATTTATGAATACCAACCCAATCTCCTACTTTAATCATTTTAGTAAATGCCATTTGAACTCCAGAAACAAAACCTAATATTACGTCTCTAAATACTAAAATTAAAATAGCAGTAATTGCT
Proteins encoded in this region:
- a CDS encoding mechanosensitive ion channel family protein translates to MIIIGKLLLFIIFIIVMACILNKGVRLISRKIGDSTNFNWNNIFYENKVFNSLSHFFTFFISYILINPFFNEYKNAIIYISKIFDILFVLIMLQFLIRVINSIMKIATNENNHQTIAVRSFSQLLKIVSVIFCFLIIIAILTKNNLTTIFTSLGAITAILILVFRDVILGFVSGVQMAFTKMIKVGDWVGIHKYKVEGTIKEINLISAEIENFDKTITIVPTYDLISTAITNFEVMKRKNIRRIKRSILFDIRSFHFCNASILKKFDEIQLIKNYIQEKEREIEMINQNQFIKNSFLKKMNLTNIELFRQYALSYLYQHPKISNKEVLMVRNLEPTPYGLPVEFYCFAITSESIRYEKIQSSVFDHLLTAAKEFNLLVTQITSNQN
- the sufB gene encoding Fe-S cluster assembly protein SufB, coding for MKNNNKSLDDFINSEYKYGFYTPIESYQIPKGLNVEIIKTISKKKNEPDWMLDWRLESYSRWKNMKIPTWSNIKYNIPNFKNIIYFSAPKIKLTRNELKNKKTELSQTFDKLGIYTNNYVATDFVLDSVSLTTTYQEKLLQENGIIFCSINEAITKYPNLVKQYFGSVVGNQDNFYAALNSAVFSDGSFCYIPKGVRCPMELSTYFRINESGTGQFERTLIVADKGSYVSYIEGCTAPQRKENQLHAAVVEIVALDKAEVKYSTVQNWYPGNKQGIGGVFNFVTKRGLCENMAKISWIQVETGSSITWKYPSCILKGDGSIGEFYSLSMTKHFQQADTGSKMIHLGNGTKSVIISKGISSGNAQNNYRGLVKISENAKNSRNFSQCDSLLIGNKCGAHTFPNIDVHNSTSQVEHEATTSKIGEDQIFYCNQRGIGKEKAISLIVNGFSNNILNKLPMEFSIEAKKLLEISLEGTIG
- a CDS encoding alpha/beta fold hydrolase, whose translation is MILYSQVFGQGDPPIIILHGLFGNGRNWMSFSQKISKYYQIHLVDIRNHGNSFCSTTMNYECISKDILYYINHYNLKNPIIIGHSMGGKAAIKFSLNYPLIPKKIIIVDICPKNYYNDDNYNILQALNSVNFNVIQTRKDLDIFLSSSIKNIKIRSFFLKSTNIKSNGKLSFSFFLYGISKNYHFLQEKITGGIYKNPTLFMRGEYSEYILYQDYSLIKKMFPNSYIITINNSKHWIHIDNPIDFYQKVYDFIKN
- a CDS encoding aconitate hydratase; protein product: MIFDFNMIKNFYSTFEVKINEIKARIETPMTYSEKILYSHLYDLKNNIIKNYSDLKLMPNRLAMQDATAQMALLQFMQTKKDHTEIITTIHCDHLIQAKDGYRYDVINSEIKNQEIYHFLKSAAEKYGIEFWPPGYGIIHQVLLENYAFPGGLILGTDSHTPNAGGLGMLAIGIGGADAVEVMYGLPFILKKPKIIGVHLSGKLSGWASPKDVILKLAGMIGVSGSIGYIIEYFGKGSETLSCTGKATICNMGAEIGATSSIFPYDDKMEDYLYKSGRKKISEMLHPIKNLFQSDIQVYENPIKYYDKVININLSMIEPHINGPFTPDISIPISNMKKEVLKHNWPNKIEVGLIGSCTNSSYEDFSKAISIIQQAKNKKLKLCSEYLITPGSNIIYYLMKKNGWLSIFNSIGAKIFSSSCGPCIGQWCRYNKNNNNNIKQNTIIHSFNRNFSSRNDGNPNTYAFIASPEIVTALVFSGNLTFNPQEDSIKNANGINIKLDTPKYSDIPIFFKNKQEKLKLIGYKFFYTKKNKKNNISININPTSERLQRLSSFPYWNKKDLLNLRLLIKIKGKCTTDHISMAGSWLKYRGHLENISNNLLIGAINSFNNKNNNIKNVITKYYGTVSVVAKYYKSANIGTVIVGEENYGEGSSREHAAMEPRYLGIRVVLVKSFSRIHEINLKKQGILALTFLNISDYDKIDEDDFLNFFISNYNFKNGKNIKVKLIHQNGCVDNITVKHSYNEEEIKWFEYGSYLNFIQQNKF
- a CDS encoding DUF192 domain-containing protein — protein: MISSDKQDNEDNMFFDIGNQLEITFIKDGELYIINNNNNIKKIDVEIATDKIKINNGLSYRSSLKEDRGILFILNNTAEINNLNMKNIRIPLDIIYINKNYVVSFIKKNVMPMEDIMPMANNIKYILEINSGLCDKFSIKLNKTKFLLKTIKN
- a CDS encoding prolipoprotein diacylglyceryl transferase translates to MIYINWDPINKFVFWGYFTIHVYSIMFFLSFLIGWYIMKYIYELENISIKYLDLLLIYTTLGTIIGARCGQIFFYDFSYFSDHWIEAFFPIKEKKTHILLGIIKGYEFVGFRGLSSHGATIGIIISSFLYIKQVIQKPFFWLTDRLCIVISLSAFFIRIGNFFNSEIVGKPSNLPWSVIFYQMDSVYGSSLIPRHPTQIYESIIYFFVFLLLCIFFFIKRYQYIVGYLSGLFFTIVWSFRFILEFLKESQHHELINNDIILLNTAQWLSIPCIIFGMILLLIIKQNKKFFS
- a CDS encoding HesB/IscA family protein, with product MIIISDQAKIKLVSLMKDEGLSHHSSFIRFGVKNGGCSGLSYELSFDNQQNKEDKIFHYKEMKILIDKNSYPYLLGITLEYSGGLNGKGFYFKNPNAQHTCGCGKSFSS